Within the Pseudomonas mendocina genome, the region ACGATCTCATGGCCGCCGGCCAATGCGGCCTGGGCAAAGCGCAGCGCGCGACGTGAGGCAGGCTGGTGAGGGGCGGCGAACAGGGCAATGGCAAACTTCATGGGGTGTCCGGCGAGGTAAAACTGCGGCAATGATAAAGCCAGGGTGCCCGGCAAACAAAGGATCACTGCGGCAGGACAAACAAGCGCGCAAGAAAAAGCCCGCCGAAGCGGGCTCTAAGGGGGACGAACCGTGATCAGTCGTCGCCGCCCATGATGCCGAAGATCTGCAGCAGGCTGACGAACAGGTTGTAGATCGAAACGTACAGGCTGATGGTGGCCATGATGTAGTTGCGTTCACCGCCATGGATGATGGCGCTGGTCTGGAACAGGATGCAGACCGAGGAGAACAGCACGAAGCCGGCACTGATCGCCAGCTGCAGGCCGCTGATCTGGAAGAAGAAACTGGCCAGAACGGCAGCGAGCAGGACGAAGAAGCCCGCGGTAATGAAGCCGCTGAGGAAGCTCATGTCCTTGCGGGTAGTCAGCACATAGGCGGACAGGCCGAAGAACACCAGCGCGGTCATGGAGAACGCCGAGCTGATCACCTCGGCCCCGTTGGCCATGCCCAAGTAACGGTTGAGGATCGGGCCGAGGGTGTAGCCCATGAAACCAGTCAGGGCGAGGGTGGAAACCAGGCCCCAAGCCGAATCGCGCAGCTTGTAGGTGAGGAAGAACAAACCGTAGAAGCCGATCAGTACCACGAAGAAGTTCGGGTAGGGCACGTTGGCGCGCTGGCTGAGAAAGGCGACCAGGCCACTGAAGGCCAGGGTGATTGCCAGCAGGCCATAGGTGTTGCGCAATACCTTGCTGACTTCCAGCTGGTCGGTCTGCGAA harbors:
- a CDS encoding Bax inhibitor-1/YccA family protein, whose product is MQERDYVLNHSQTDQLEVSKVLRNTYGLLAITLAFSGLVAFLSQRANVPYPNFFVVLIGFYGLFFLTYKLRDSAWGLVSTLALTGFMGYTLGPILNRYLGMANGAEVISSAFSMTALVFFGLSAYVLTTRKDMSFLSGFITAGFFVLLAAVLASFFFQISGLQLAISAGFVLFSSVCILFQTSAIIHGGERNYIMATISLYVSIYNLFVSLLQIFGIMGGDD